A single region of the Triticum dicoccoides isolate Atlit2015 ecotype Zavitan chromosome 2B, WEW_v2.0, whole genome shotgun sequence genome encodes:
- the LOC119365854 gene encoding transcription factor bHLH112-like, whose translation MGDHQLMYSAPAMHNGGGGGGAVSHGMWWNTNTTAVPAAACSTELAGFNTWPAAQLAAGGGYDMAATDGGKAKSCTTTASSESPGNNSSVTFQETASISDPAAGFTDWNSPYMSNGGAGNMHGFLQVGHHDMSSRTDQQSHMNASSLMNDPSPNNLDLALQGHHHHQHQQAGDHHRQQQLLSSLGAPELLLSPNSPYGFQSSSLLRSLLEPTAKPAPAAGIQQYQYQQMGGQAGVREPLQFTNDAAFWNPSAGFGMAMPAPAAAEQTSVRSVKRSSPAPRGANLALKSVLEGVGDSSSIVTKKANSEPAFKKPRTETPSSLPTFKVRKEKLGDRITALQQLVSPFGKTDTASVLHETIEYIKFLHDQAGVLSAPYLKRGHHQHQVPQYLNLKSSSASPDKSCKDGSGEVSLKGRGLCLVPISSTFAVASDGPVDFWTPFGGQFR comes from the exons ATGGGAGATCATCAGCTGATGTACTCTGCTCCGGCCATgcacaacggcggcggcggtggcggagctgtcTCACACGGCATGTGGTGGAATACCAACACAACcgcggtgccggcggcggcgtgcTCCACGGAGCTCGCAGGGTTCAACACCTGGCCGGCCGCTCAGCTGGCTGCTGGCGGTGGCTACGACATGGCGGCCACGGACGGCGGCAAGGCCAAGAGCTGCACCACCACGGCCTCCTCCGAGTCGCCCGGGAACAACAGCTCCGTAACCTTCCAAGAAACAGCTAGCATCAGCGACCCGGCAGCCGGCTTCACCGACTGGAATAGCCCTTACAT GAGCAACGGCGGCGCTGGTAACATGCATGGGTTCCTCCAAGTTGGCCACCATGACATGAGCTCAAGAACGGACCAGCAGAGCCACATGAACGCGTCGAGCCTGATGAATGACCCATCACCGAATAACCTAGACCTAGCGCTGcaaggccaccaccaccaccagcaccaGCAGGCCGGCGATCACCACCGCCAGCAGCAGCTGTTGTCCAGCCTGGGGGCGCCCGAGCTGCTCCTGTCGCCGAACTCGCCCTACGGGTTCCAGTCGTCGTCGCTGTTGAGGAGCCTCCTGGAGCCGACGGCCAAGCCGGCACCGGCGGCGGGGATTCAGCAGTACCAGTACCAGCAGATGGGCGGGCAGGCAGGGGTCAGGGAGCCGCTCCAGTTCACCAACGACGCGGCGTTCTGGAACCCGTCTGCCGGGTTCGGCATGGCGATGCCAGCGCCAGCGGCGGCTGAGCAGACTAGCGTGCGTTCGGTGAAACGATCCTCGCCGGCGCCGCGTGGGGCAAACCTTGCACTAAAG AGTGTGTTAGAAGGAGTGGGGGACTCTAGCTCGATCGTTACCAAGAAGGCGAACAGCGAGCCGGCATTCAAGAAGCCGAGAACGGAGACACCGTCGTCATTGCCGACCTTCAAG GTTAGGAAGGAGAAGCTAGGGGACAGGATCACGGCACTCCAACAGCTCGTCTCTCCTTTCGGAAAG ACGGATACGGCGTCGGTGCTCCATGAGACCATCGAGTACATCAAGTTCCTCCACGACCAGGCTGGT GTGCTTAGTGCTCCATACTTGAAGAGGGGCCATCATCAGCATCAAGTGCCACAGTACCTCAACCTCAAG AGCTCGAGTGCTAGCCCTGACAAGTCGTGCAAGGATGGCAGCGGCGAGGTGTCGCTCAAGGGCCGGGGGCTGTGCCTGGTGCCGATATCGAGCACGTTCGCGGTGGCTAGCGATGGGCCCGTCGACTTCTGGACTCCCTTCGGCGGCCAGTTTaggtag